A stretch of the Myxococcales bacterium genome encodes the following:
- a CDS encoding PrsW family intramembrane metalloprotease codes for MSAFLVGAVIGAFFVTPLVVFYFLFLRWCDRFEPEPLWLLGLAFAWGAVFATLFGGLSSAVGEGAVGAALGLKAGHPIMQAIGATVFAPVFEEGFKAIGVLVVALISALGLKEFDGALDGAIYGGVVGLGFTLTEDILYVANQFTKEGLGGLIGLWFLRTVLLGLSYCTFTACTGLAVGIAAERGTVAKIILPPLGLAAAMAMHAMHNGLPTFFGSGGAAVMILISWVIDLGFFALLALLVMRDRATVIRELSGELGALLRPQELALVASYVNLGSRNLSVLFSRGFRAYRSRRDKQLALVDLAFVKMRRRRGESGRELDAKETRLRGAISQMNAQGIVLD; via the coding sequence GTGAGCGCATTCCTCGTTGGCGCGGTCATCGGCGCGTTCTTTGTCACGCCGCTGGTGGTCTTCTATTTCCTCTTCTTACGGTGGTGCGACCGCTTCGAGCCGGAGCCTCTGTGGCTCCTCGGGCTCGCCTTCGCGTGGGGGGCTGTCTTCGCCACGCTCTTCGGCGGCCTCTCGAGCGCGGTCGGCGAGGGCGCCGTCGGGGCGGCGCTCGGTCTGAAGGCCGGGCACCCGATCATGCAAGCCATTGGCGCGACGGTCTTCGCGCCGGTCTTCGAGGAGGGCTTCAAGGCCATCGGGGTCCTGGTGGTGGCGCTCATCAGCGCCCTTGGCTTGAAAGAGTTCGACGGTGCCCTCGATGGCGCCATCTACGGTGGCGTTGTGGGGCTCGGCTTCACGCTCACCGAAGACATCCTCTACGTCGCGAATCAGTTCACGAAGGAAGGGTTGGGCGGGCTCATTGGCCTGTGGTTCTTGCGCACCGTGCTCCTGGGCCTGTCGTACTGCACGTTCACAGCGTGCACCGGGCTCGCCGTCGGCATCGCCGCGGAGCGCGGCACCGTCGCGAAGATCATCCTGCCGCCGCTAGGGCTTGCCGCCGCCATGGCCATGCACGCGATGCACAACGGCTTGCCTACGTTTTTTGGTAGCGGCGGCGCTGCCGTCATGATCCTCATTTCTTGGGTCATCGACCTTGGCTTCTTCGCGTTGCTCGCGCTCCTCGTGATGCGCGATCGCGCCACCGTCATTCGTGAGCTCTCGGGCGAGCTGGGCGCCCTCTTGCGACCGCAAGAGCTCGCGCTTGTCGCGTCGTATGTGAACCTTGGCTCGCGGAACCTGTCGGTCTTGTTCTCACGCGGCTTTCGCGCGTACCGGAGCCGGCGCGACAAGCAGCTCGCGCTCGTCGATTTGGCCTTCGTGAAGATGCGCCGTCGCCGCGGCGAATCGGGTCGCGAGCTCGACGCGAAGGAGACGCGCCTCCGGGGCGCCATCAGCCAGATGAACGCCCAGGGGATCGTCTTGGATTGA